Within the Salinirubrum litoreum genome, the region CAGACAGAGCGTGCACTCGTCACCGTCCCGGAGCGTCTGCCCGAGGGGACGCTGACGTGGGTGTTCGTCCTCGAACCGCTGAGCGGTGGCCGGACCCGACTGCTCACGCGGAACCGTGGTTCGATCCCTCGGTCACCGAGATGGGTGGCGCTGGTGGCCGTGATCGAACCGGCGGCCTTCCTCATGACGCGGAAGATGTTGCTCGGGATCAAGCGTCGCGCAGAGCGTCACCGGGTGGACGCAGACGGGTCGGAGGAGCCGCACCCGTAGCTCTCGACCGAGACCTGTGTGGTCTCCGCGAGGGCGGCCCGAACGTCGTCGCGTCCCCACCCGAGCGGTGCGAGTATCGAACTCGTCGCCCGAACCGCCAGCTCGGTGTAGAACGCCGCGTCGTAGCGGTCGGCCGCCCCGGGGAGAGCGACCCGCGCCTGCCCGCGTGCCTCGTCGTTCACCACGACGTACTCGACGTACTGGCCGGGCTGGAGGTTCCACGCCGCCGCCGCCCGTTCGAGCGCGGCGACCGTCCGCGTCCGGTGGGTGTACGCCTCGGGCGGCTTCGAGACGCGCTGGTCGATCACCAAGTCGTCGGTCGGCACGTCGCCGCGTTCGAGTTCTCCGAGTCGCCGCCGAAGCCGGTCACACACCGCCGCTGGCGAGCGTGTCCGATCGAACACTCGGAGCAGGTCGGTCTGGACGTCGACGACCCAGTCGGGCGTCGAGCGCTGGCGTGCCTCGATCCCTCGTAGCTTGTAGGCGTCCAGTCCCGCCGCCTCGGGGTCGGCGTCCGCCCGCCGGCCGAAGTACTTCGTCAGCGCCCCCGCCTCGCTCTCACGCTGGGGGACGAACGCACACCAGTCGAACCGTCCCTCGTAGTCGAGGCGGACGTCGGCACGGTCGCTGATTTCGGCGGCGACCGTCTCCAGGTCGGTCTGCTCGCGATCGGGCATCGCCGTGATCCAGAGGCTGTCGACGATACCGTGGAGGACACGCCAGCCGTGTGCCTCGAAGCGGTCTTTCGCGGTGAGGATCAGTTCTCTCGCGTAGGCGTTGATCGCCTCGTGACACTCGATCCGGCCGTACTTCGCGTTCGCGAAGCCCTGATAGCCGAAACACGAGACGAGGATCCACTTCAGCGCCGCCGAGCGGCCCTCGAGTCGCTCGCGCGTCTCGGGGTCGTCGGTCTCGCGGAGGTCGGCCTTGATGGCTTCGCGGTCGTCGATGATCGGGGCGAGCACGTCCGGGAGCACCCCGGGGTCGTCACAGATCGCGTAGCCGAGACCGGGGACGTCGTCGCGGTCGTGACACCCACACCGGATCGTCTCGGGTGAGATGTTGCGCGTCCGGATGATGTTCGGGTACAGCGACGCGAAGTCGAGTTCGTGGACGTCCTCGTGGACCCCGACTGCGGGGGCGAACGTGAACCCGCCGCGATCCGCGTCGTGGAGCGTCCGCGCCGACTTGAACAGTTCCGGTCGCCACGACCGCCACGGCGTGAGGACGCCCCTGTCGTGTGCCTCGCGGATCTGGATCGCCGTCAGGACGGTGCCGATGGAGGCCCACGCGAGTTCTTGCAGTGGGCGGCCCGAGCGTGCGACGAGGTCGAGACAACCCGCGAGGTTCGTCTCGTGGAGCAGGAACGTGTTGCGTCGGTCGACGATCGCTCGCCCGGGGAGCGTGTAGCGCGCCGGCGAGTGCCCCACCTGCCCGTAGCTCTCGTACGTCGAGGCACTCGCCACCTGTTCGTAGCCCGGTCGCCGGCCCAGTTCGTACGCGCTCAGCGGCCTGTCGCTCGCGGCGAACAGCGTGGGGAGCAGTTCGGCCGACGAGCAGACCAGCACGTCCGGGTCGGCCTCGTGGACACGACTCGCCACCCGTCGGGCGACGTCGGCGGGCGTGCCGGTGAGCGTCTCGTCGGCGACCGTCGTCTCGTCGAGGGGGTCGTCCCCGGTCGTCACCCGCCGTGGCGCGGACAGTTCGAGCGTCGTCGGCGCTCGATCCGGCGTCGGATCGGTGCCCGTCTCCAGACAGTAGCGGAACTGCGGGTCGAAGTCCACGTCGAAACACCGATACTGGCCGGGCCGACCCTGCTGGGCGACCTGTCGAGCCAGTCGGTCGACCGCGTCGGGTGTCCGCGTGTCGATCCGGAGGACCTCCCGTTCGCTCTCGCGGTAGCCCGTCCGCCAGCGTTCCGTCGAGGTGTCGACGACCGCGGGATGGCCGGTGAGCCACCCCCGAAGGTCGGCGAAGGAACCGTCGAGATCCGAGGCCGGCGTGACGTACCACCGTGGATGATACGCCCGCGTCCGGGACTCCACACCCGTCTCGGTCAGGTGCCACTCGCGGGCGAGGCCATCGTCGGGGAAGTCGACGGTGTACATCCGACTGGACCGGGCTACTCGGCTCCGTGCTCGTCGTTCAGGTGCGTCTCCAGTGCGTCGAGTCGCTCGTCGAGTTCCTGCCGTTCCCGTTCCTGTGCGAGCAGCATCGACAGGAGGACGGCCTCCATCGCGTCGGGTGGGTTCTGGAACCCGCCGGCGTCGGCGTAGCCGTGGGCGTGTTCCCACAGCGCCTCGTAGGCGTCGCGGTCGCGTCGCCGGAGCGCCCGCTCGAAGTCCGCCCACTCGTCGCGCGTCGCCCGCAGGCGGTCGCGGTAGGTCGGCGTCGTTCGGCCCATCAGGCGGACACCTCCACGGTCGGGCCGCTCTGTGCGTACAGTGGCTCGCGCTCGGCGAGGACCGTCTCCCAGTACGCGAGTGTCGTCTGCACCCAGCCGTCACCACGGTCGTACACCAGCGTCTCCTGCTCGCCGCGTTCGACGTCGCGGAACTGCGGCCCGAACTGCGTCTGTGTGAGTTCGAGGTGGTGGTCGGCGAGGCGTTCGAGCGGCGCGGAGAACTCGTCACGCCGGGAGCGCGTCACGAGGACCGTGAGGTCGTGCTCACGGACGAGACCCCGGAGTTCGGCGAGCGCCCGGCAGAACACCTCGTGGTCGTCACGGGCGAGTTCGCCGTCGCGGTAGTGGGTGTCGAGTCCGGGGAGCGTGCAGACGACCGGCTCTCTGTCGCCTGTGAGCCGGTCGCCGAGCGTCCGCAGCAACTGGAGGTGCTGGTTGGTCGTGAACGCCCGGGCGACCTGCAGGCGGTCGAGGACGCGCGGTGCGGGCGCGATCTCGTGCAGACCGTCCGTCCGGGCGTGTCTCCCGTTGCCGATCCAGTAGCCCTCGCTCTCGCCGTCCGCGCCGGCGAGGAGGATACGGTCGAGCGTGAGCGTCTGGACTGCCCCGGTCGTGTTCGTGTCGGCGTCGAGGAGTGTGATCCCCGGATCGAGATCCGGGAGCGTCGGCGTCGCCGCCGGGCCGGCGGTCGTCTGTGTGAGGTGCATCGTACCACCGACTAACAGACGGGTGTCAAAAGACGTGAGCCACGGATGCGGTGTGAAACTGAAACTACCCGAGTCAGGCCCAATCACGCGTGGTGCGTGACCCTCCGGACGGCGCGTGCTCGCAACGACGATTCACGGGCGAGACGCTCGTTCGGGGACGTTCTCGGCGCTCTCGCGGTCGGCCGGTCGAGGTGTCGGCGGCGCGGGTCGTCGGGCGGGCGAGCGACCGGAAGCGGCGGTGAAGGTGAACGTCGCTCGTCGATGATCGTGAGCCCAGTCGAAGAAGTCGGAGGTGTTCGTCGGCCAGAAACGCGAGGCGTGTCTGGCGGAGACGGGCACGCAGTGCCCGGTAGCAGGTGGGCTACCTCTGGACTGGAGAGACCGTCGGTATCGTCTCGCTCACCCGGAATCCGGCGTACATATTTAACTGACCCTCCGGCAAAGGTAGGGTAGTTCGAGGGGTGTCAACGATCCTCCGAATCAAGTTCCAAACCGTGCCGTCCGGGATCATCGCCGGTCTCGAGTCCACCATCCCGGAAGTGAGAGAGATCAGCTACGAGAACATCTTCTACGCGAGTGACGGAGACTGGATCGAGTCGCTCACGGTCACTTCGCGAACGTCGTTCGATCCGGCGTCGGTGGTCGAGTCACTCTCGCGCGTAGAACTGTTCCATCACCAGAGAACGGGAGTCGACTCCACCGACGGGACGACCCACCGTCTCACGATCGTCGCACACGAACCGTACCCGTTCCTGCTGGGGGTGATCCTGCGGGGGAGAGCGCTCCCGAACCGACTCGAACTCCGTGACGGGGTGCTGACTGGGGTGGTCACGGTCAAGGAGTGGGCCGACTTCCGGGCCCTCGCAGACACCATCGAAGAACAGTTCGGTCGGTTCGAACTGCTGAGCGTGAATCAGGCCGACACGATCGGTGCGCCGCTGGGGTCCGGGCAACTCAACCGGGTGCTCCGTGACGAACTCACCGAAGAACAACTGACGGTCCTCCGGACTGCACACCGACTCGGGTACTTCGACGTCCCACGAGGTGCCTCTGCGGACGACATCGCATCTGAACTCGACATCGCACAGTCCACGCTGAGCGAGCGACTCCGACTCGCCGAAGGCCGACTGTTCGACCTGATGTTCTCTGCGGGGAGCGGCAGTTCTGCCGACGACGGCGAGGAGTGACTCCCGTTCGAGGACGCTCTCTCGTGCCCGAGCGAGAGACACCGAAGGTCGACCACGTCACGCTCGGTGACGGACCGACTCGTCTCCCGGCTGAACCGGGTCCATCCGGGGTAGTATATAAAAGATGATGACTATTTGGCGGCATCGGGGATGGGTACAGGGCAGTTACCTCGAATGACGTAAGTGCCATGTCGGATGACAACACGGTCGAGATCGAGACAGGGAAGAGTTCACGGAGGAACTTCCTCCGCATCGCGGGCGTCGCGGGGGCCGCCGGGCTTGCAGGCTGTGGTGGCAACAACGGCGGCGGTGGCGGCACCGGTGGCGGCGGTGGTGGCGGTGACGACGGTGGGGGTGGCGGCGGCGGTGGTGGTGGCGGCGGCGGCGGCCGGTCGATCGAGACGCGGTTCTGGGAAGAGTGGCCGGTCGAGACGAAAGGCGTCGACGTCAACGACGAGGCGATCCAGTTCGAGTACACCGCCGTCGAGGGCCAAGCAGTGCCCGAGGTCGACACCCACTTCGCGCAGGCAGAGACCCCGTGGATGCGGGAGTTCGCCCTACTCGTTCAGCAGTCACTGAACGACCTCGGCGTCCCGGTCAACCTCATCAACGTCCAGCCGAGCACGAGATACGGTGAGTTCTGGCGGGCCGACATCGGCCACCCGGTGCCGATCACGATGAACCTGCACGGGCCGGACCCCCAGCGCGGACTCGACCCCAACCCGTTCCTCATGCGTGCACACCCGGAGACTGGTGGGAACTACTACAACTACAAGAACGACGAGATCACCGAACTGCTGGACGAACAGGCGAGCACCATCGGTGACGTGGAGGCTCGCGCAGAGATCTGCCAAGAGGTCCAGCGCAAACTCAGTGAGGACGCCTACCTCATCGCAGCCAACTTCCCCGAAGTCATCACGGTGGCAAACACCGCAGACTGGGAGGGATACGTCCCGACTCCCGGGAACGGGACGACGCGAGACTCGTTCATCTGGACGCAGGTGAACCTCCAACCCCGTGGCGACTCGACGACGTGGGTCAAAGGTGTCACGGCGGGGATGCAGGGGACGAACCTCCCGTTCTCCAGCGGTGGCCAGGAAGAGAAGCGACTCCTGAACGTCTACGACGGGCTGTTCGACGCCTCGCCGGAACTCGAGATCGTCCCGGCGCTGGCGACGAACGCAGACGTCGTCGACGACACGACGGTCGAGATGGACCTCCGCGAGGGCGTCGAGTGGCACGACGGCGAGTCGTTCGGTCCCGACGACGTGAAGTTCAGCGTCGAACTGTACAAGCAGAACAACGCGCCACAGCAGGGGGCGTTCGTCCGGACCATCGACGGCGTCGAGATTCTCTCGGAGTCCGGCGGCGGGCGCGTTAGGTTCACGTTAACAGAGCCTGACGCGGCGTTCCTCACCCAGCGGGTGGCCCGCAGTGCCATCATCCCGAAGCATCGCTGGGAGGACGTGGACAGCCCCGCAGAGTACAACCCCGACAACCCGGTCGGGACCGGCCCGTTCTCGTTCGTCAACTGGGAGCAGGGCTCGGAGCTCAGACTCGAGAAACACGAGAACAACTGGATGTGGGACGACGAGATCCGCGAGGAACTCCTCGGGGAGTACTTCGTCCCCGGCGACGGCATCGACGAGATGGTCCACGCCAACGTCGGCAACGTCTCGACGCTCATCGGCGCGATGCAGTCGGGCGACATCGACGCCATCGGGACGACCGTCTCGAACCAGCAGGCGGACCGTGCGGCCAACGCGAGCGGCGTCGAGAAACAGACCGCACGCAACTACGTCCCCACGGACGTCCACCTGAGCCATCTCGTCCCGCTGTTCCGCGACAAGACGTTCCGCGTCGCGTTGAGCCACGCCTTCGACAAGGAGGGCTTCGTCGAGAACACCCTCGGCGGTCGGGGTGAGGCGATCCAGGGACAGAACCTGCTCACGCCACTGCTGACGCCGTTCTACGGCGAGACGGAGCCGTACGCGTACGACGTCGACCAAGCACGCCAGATGCTCCAGCAGGCGGGCTACACGTACAACGGCGACGACATGCTGGTGTGGCCGGAGGGCGACGCCTGGAGCGCCTTCGAGGCACGTGTGGAGGACGGACACGCGACTCGCTCGGAACTCGACCAATCAGACTTCTCGTAAGGACCTCTCACCACTCATGAGCTTTCGACGCTTCCTGATAAAACGGACCCTGATCGCGGCGGTACTGACGCTGATCGCCGTCAGCGTCATCTTCGTCACGCTCCGGATGTTACCCGCCGATCCGTTCAGCGGCCTCGTCGCGTCCGGGGCGCTCACACCCGAACAGGTCGAGCGCGTCCGGGCGATGTACGGGCTGGACGAACCGATCTACGTCCAGTACTTCAAGTACATCCAGAACCTGTTCACCTTCCAGTTCGGCATCTCGCTCACCCAGCAACGGCCGGTCGGCGAGATCATCATCCCGGCGCTGATCAACACGCTCGTCCTGCTGTTGCCCGCACTCGTCGTGACTGCGATCCTCAGTTCGCTGGCCGGGATGTACGCCGGGTGGAACCGCGGGTCGTGGTTCGAGCAGTCGAGCATCGTCGTGACCACGGTCTTCCGTGCGGTCCCCATCTTCGTGACGGGCATCTTCCTGCTCATCATCTTCTCGTACGGGTTGGGCTGGCTCCCGGCGTTCGGGATGCGCAGTCCGCTCGCGAACCCGGACGGCTACCTGGAGACGTACCTCTCGGTGGACTTCCTGAAACACTACATCCTCCCGTTCAGCGCGACGGTGTTGTTCTACAGCGGCGACTTCCTGATGCTCGCCCGCAACTCCGTCGTCGAACGGAAGGGGTCGGAGTTCCTCATGCTCCACCGTGCGAAGGGGCTGTCGGACATGGAGCAACTCGGTCGGGCCGGGCGGAACTCGTTGCTGCCGCTCGTGACCTACTTCGCGCTCCGGACCGGCATGCTGTTTCAGGGCGTCATCACGCTGGAGGTCGTCTTCGCGTGGCCGGGTATCGGTCGCGCACTCGTCCAGTCGATCCTGAACCAGGACTACCCGACGGTCCAGGCGGCCGTGTTCATCATGGCGCTGGCGGTCATCGTGATGAACCTCACCGCCGACGTGGCCTACGCGAAACTGGACCCGACCGTGGAGGCAGGTGACGTCTGATGTCGGGGTACTCACTCGACGCCGACACCGCGAAAGAGCGGCTCCGCTCTGAGTTCGGTCGGGCCAGACGGGTCCTCGGTCACGTCCTGGAGGACAACGCGGCGAAGGTCGGTGTCGCGATCATCGTCACGTTCGGCTTCCTCGGGCTCTTCGGACCGTACATCGCCCCGTACCACCCCATCGAGGACACGCTCCGACAGGGCGGCTCGATGATGCGCCTGCAGGACCCCGGCGGGAAGGCCCTGCTCGGGACGACCTCGTTCGGGAAGGACGTGCTCAGCCAGTTCCTCGCCGGCGCACGGCCGACGCTCATCGTCGGTCTGTTCGGCGGCGTCGGGACGGGCGTCCTGGGCTTCCTCGTCGGACTCACGAGCGGCTACTTCGGCGGGACCGTCGACGAGTTCCTGATGCGACTGACCGACCTGACGTTCGCGCTCCCGTTCTTACCGATGGCGCTGGTGATCCTCTCGTTCGTGACGCCGAGCGTCTGGCTGATCACCACCGTACTGGTCGTCTTCCTCTGGAAGATGCCGGCGCGGGTCATCCGCTCTGAGGTGATGACGGTCAAGGAACGGACGTTCGTGAAGTCCGCCCGAGCACGGGGTGCAGGCCACCTCCGGACGATGTTCCTGCACGTCGCGCCGAACGTGCTCGGGATCGGCTTCCTCTACACCGCCTACGCCGTCGGGTGGTCTATCGTCGCCGGGGCCTCACTCGCCTTCCTCGGCTTCGGCGACCCGACGACCACCTCCTGGGGTCGGATGCTCCAGCAGGTGTTCCGCTCGGGCGCGATCCGCGTCGCGTGGTGGTGGGTCCTGCCGCCCGCACTCGGTATCGGTGCCGTCACGACGGCCGTCTTCCTGGTCGGACGGGCGTTCGAGGAGATAGTCAACCCAGACCTACAGACGGAGCAAGAATGAGTCTACTCGAAGTCGACGACGTGAAGATCACGTATCGGTTGCCACACAGTCAAGTCCACGCCGTCAACAACGTCTCCTTCTCGATCGACGAGGGAGACAACTACGGACTCGTCGGCGAGTCAGGCTGTGGCAAGTCGACGCTCGCCAAGTCGGTTCTCGGGCTCCTCGACAGCAACGGCGAGATCCAGTCGGGGAGCATCCGGTTCAACGGCCGTGAACTCACCGACCTCTCCGAGCGTGACTGGCAGTCTGTCCGCTGGGAGGAGATATCGTACATCCCACAGAGTGCGATGGACTCGCTCGACCCGGTGATGTCCGTCGGTGCGCAGATCCGACAGGCGATCCGCAAACACCGGGACGTCTCGAAACGAACGGCGAACGAGCGCGTCGACGAGGTGTTCGAGATGGTCGGGCTCGATCCGGCACGAACCGGCGACTACCCGCACCAGTTCTCTGGCGGCATGCGCCAGCGCGTCACGATCGCGATGGCGCTCGCGTTAGACCCCGATCTCATCATCGCCGACGAACCGACGACGGGGCTGGACGTGATCGTCCAGGACAAGATCATCGACAAGCTGATGGAGATTCAAGCGGAGACGGGGAGTTCGCTCCTGTTGATCACCCACGACGTGGGCGTCGTCGCGGAGAGCTGTGAGGAGGTGTCGGTCCTGTACGGCGGGAAGGTGATGGAGCAGGGCGAGACGAATCAGGTGTTCAGAGCGCCGACGAACCCCTACTCGATGGGGCTGAAGAACGCGTTCCCGGAGGTCGACGAGTTCGACGAGCAGGCCATCTCGATTCCGGGATCGCTCCCGAGCCTCATGCACGAACCGGACGGCTGTGTGTTCCGTAACCGCTGTCCGTTCGCGACAGAGGAGTGCGAGCAGGGACACCCACCACTCGTCGAGACAGACGGCCAATCATCGGCCTGTTACTACACCGACCGGGCCGACGAGATGCGAGACGCCGCGGCCGACCCCGAGACCTGGGGGATCGAAGCCCGCGACGAACGTGACCGGTCGGGTGAGACTGGCGACGTCATCCTCGAGACGCAAGGCCTGGAGAAGTGGTTCAAGCAGTCACAGGGGATTCTGGACGACCTTCGCGGCCGCGAGCCGAACTACGTCAAGGCCGTCAACGACGTCGATCTCACCGTCCACGAGGGCGAGATCGTCGGCGTCGCCGGCGAGTCGGGGTGTGGGAAGTCGACACTCGCGGAGGTGATCGCCGCCCTGCAAGAACGGACGGGCGGGGAGATCTTCGTCGACGACACACCGGTCGACGAGTTGCTCGACCGCAGTACCAAAGAGTTCCGCTCGCGGGTGCAGTTCATCTTCCAGGACCCGTTCGACTCGCTCAACCCCCGTCAGCGGGTTCGAGCGGCCGTCTCCGAGCCACTGAAGATTCAGGGACTCGACAGCGAGACGATCGACCGCCGCGTCCGGCAGACCGTCGCGGACGTCGGTCTCGAACCGGTCGAGAAGTACCTCGACAAGCTTCCGGCTCAGCTCTCGGGGGGAGAACGACAGCGTGTCGCCATCGCGCAGGCGCTCGTCCTCGAACCACAGCTACTCATCTGTGACGAACCGGCGTCGATGCTCGACGTCTCGCTGAAGGCCAACATCCTCAACATCCTGCGGGAGATGGCCGACGAGCGCGAGATCGGCATCGTCTACATCTCCCACGACCTCGCGAGCCTCACCCAGATCGCCGACCGTCTCGCGGTGATGTACCTCGGGCGGATCGCCGAACTCGGTGACACCGAGGACGTGGTCAGCACCCCGAAGCATCCCTACACCGCGTCGTTACTGGCGGCCTCACCGAAGACCGACCCGGACGTGGACCGCCAGCGAGTCCTGCTCCCCGGCGAGCCACCGGACCCGGTCGACCTGCCGAACGGGTGTAACTTCGCCCCCCGGTGTCCGAAGGCGGGGCCGGAGTGTCGCGAGGAGGAGCCCGAGCGTGGTGCCTTCGCGGACGACGACCACGAGGCTGCCTGCTACTTCCCCGTCGAAGACATCGAGACCGAACTGCTGGAACGGTACGCAGAGGAACACGAAGAAGACGTCTCGGAGGCCATCGGCGACGAGGTGACCCTGTAGTCACCGGCGCGGCTCCCACTCACAACTTTTCGCGGGTTCGGCGATGGTGAGCCGAGTCGGTAGACAGTCGTCTCACGAGCGAACAGTGAGAACGAGACCGGGAGACTGAACCGGCCTACCACCGGCAAGCAGACGAGTTCAGCAACGGGTTCAGCGACGTGTTCGGACGAGCGCGTCGACGGCCACCGGTCCGTCCTCGGTGACGACGACCGGATTCAGATCGAGTTCGGCGACGGCGTCGACCGACGCCGCCAGATCGCCGACACTCACGAGGAGGTCGACGACCGCCGACACGGACAGCGGTTCGCCAGCGCGCCGGTCGGTCAACAGGGCTGCGAGTGCCGTCTGCTCGACTGCGCGGCGGGCGTCCGCCCGCGAGAACGGCGGGACGAGCGTCGTGGTCTCGTCTACCGCCTCGACGAGCACCCCGCCCGGACCGACGGTGACGAGCGAGTCGAACACGTCGCCGGGTGCCACTCCGAGGATGGCCTCGACACCGTCTGTGACCATCGGTTGGACGAGGACACCGGCCACGTCAGACTCGGCGGTGTGGTCCAACGCCGCATTTAGCACCTCGTGGTACGCGTCCCGGACCGCAGTGGGCGAGTCGAGCCCCAGTTTCACCCCGCCGACGTCGGTCCGGTGTGGGAGCGCCGGCGAGTCGATCTTGAGCACGACGGGGTAGCCGACAGCGTCGGCGGCCGCGACGGCTTCCTCGGCGTCGGTCGCGAGTCGCGTCTGCACGACGGGGATATCGAAGGCGTCGAGGAGCGGTTCCGTCTCGGCCCACGTCAACACTCGTCCTGCCGGGAGGTCGACCGAGGGTGTTTCGAGCGACGCGTTCGACTCGACTCTGGAGGGCTGACCGACGAGGCGGTCACGATCCTCGACGGCCATCGCCGTCGATGCGACAGCGTCCAGGCACCGCCCCGGGTCCTCGTACACCGGAACCGACTTCCTGAGGTCGGCGTACGGTGGCGTCGTCGTCGGCTCGTCCGGTTCCTTTCGGCCGGTCCAGAGGACGTAGACCGGGTCGTCGGCCGCCGCGACGATTGACTCGAGATCGGCGGCGATGGTCTCGGCGCGTTCGTCGGTTCCGGGGAGGCCGATGGCGAAGACGTAGGCGTCGAACGCGTCGTCGGACAGGACGGCGTCGGCGATCTCGGGGAGCACCTCGGCACCGTACCCGCGAATGTCCGCAGGGTTCGTGAACCCGCCGTAGGTCAGGAGTTCCTCGACGTCGAGCAGTCTCCGTTCGGTTTCGCCGTCGATGTCGGGGAGCACGAGATCTCGCTCGGCGGCCATGTCCGCGAGGAGACTCGCGAGACCGCCGCTTGTCGAGGCGATACAGACCCGGTTCCCGTCGGGTGGGTCGTACGCGGTGTGGGCGCTCGCCCG harbors:
- a CDS encoding acetate--CoA ligase family protein gives rise to the protein MSDSDPVTPDAAPAVPALDPLFDPDSVAVVGASPDSFYSGNLVENLLGYGFDGSLYPVNPGRDEVWGRACYDDIDDVPETVDVAVVSVPREYVVDVVSAAGDRGVPTALVLTAGFSEADDDGVELESRLADAAAETGIRVVGPNCIGVMAARGATLTSTCSREPAPGRIGLVSQSGALAFTTFFERAADRDLHFSHIVSTGNEADLTLTDYVAYLAERDTVDVICTYIEGIDDPDRFMRVAERATREGTPVLTVKVGRSDLAEAATLSHTGSLTGSDDAWRAAFDQTGVQRVPDIPDLLSRASAHTAYDPPDGNRVCIASTSGGLASLLADMAAERDLVLPDIDGETERRLLDVEELLTYGGFTNPADIRGYGAEVLPEIADAVLSDDAFDAYVFAIGLPGTDERAETIAADLESIVAAADDPVYVLWTGRKEPDEPTTTPPYADLRKSVPVYEDPGRCLDAVASTAMAVEDRDRLVGQPSRVESNASLETPSVDLPAGRVLTWAETEPLLDAFDIPVVQTRLATDAEEAVAAADAVGYPVVLKIDSPALPHRTDVGGVKLGLDSPTAVRDAYHEVLNAALDHTAESDVAGVLVQPMVTDGVEAILGVAPGDVFDSLVTVGPGGVLVEAVDETTTLVPPFSRADARRAVEQTALAALLTDRRAGEPLSVSAVVDLLVSVGDLAASVDAVAELDLNPVVVTEDGPVAVDALVRTRR